One Amblyomma americanum isolate KBUSLIRL-KWMA chromosome 8, ASM5285725v1, whole genome shotgun sequence DNA window includes the following coding sequences:
- the LOC144100636 gene encoding uncharacterized protein LOC144100636 isoform X1: MPCAFQDLVFLLQEHVVLVFKILQLHYDDPHKVRFEDRRRRHLNRRLTATMKRLSGVHVLNHEHRFLDASGEPMLSLFAADRGIDQMSKIIVAALVKIYGPGIASASRARPGEVYVVHRCRRCGAKGHKTDHCWAYCSPRRHAAAGRG; this comes from the exons atgccttgcgcattccaggacctcgttttcctgctgcaggagcacgtcgtgctggtgttcaaaattttgcaactccattacgacgacccacataaggtgcggtttgaggaccgccggcgtcgccatctgaaccgccgtctgacagccacgatgaagcgcttgtctggcgtgcacgttctcaatcacgag catcgtttcctggatgcttctggcgagccgatgctgtccttgtttgccgcagaccggggcatcgaccagatgtcaaagattatcgtcgcggccctcgtcaagatctacggaccagggatagcgtcggcttcaagggcaagaccaggagaggtgtacgtcgtgcaccggtgtcgtcggtgcggagccaaagggcacaagacggaccactgctgggcctactgctcaccgcgccgccacgccgctgcaggtcgcggttga
- the LOC144100636 gene encoding uncharacterized protein LOC144100636 isoform X2, with protein MKRLSGVHVLNHEHRFLDASGEPMLSLFAADRGIDQMSKIIVAALVKIYGPGIASASRARPGEVYVVHRCRRCGAKGHKTDHCWAYCSPRRHAAAGRG; from the exons atgaagcgcttgtctggcgtgcacgttctcaatcacgag catcgtttcctggatgcttctggcgagccgatgctgtccttgtttgccgcagaccggggcatcgaccagatgtcaaagattatcgtcgcggccctcgtcaagatctacggaccagggatagcgtcggcttcaagggcaagaccaggagaggtgtacgtcgtgcaccggtgtcgtcggtgcggagccaaagggcacaagacggaccactgctgggcctactgctcaccgcgccgccacgccgctgcaggtcgcggttga